One Phoenix dactylifera cultivar Barhee BC4 chromosome 8, palm_55x_up_171113_PBpolish2nd_filt_p, whole genome shotgun sequence genomic window carries:
- the LOC103720953 gene encoding probable calcium-binding protein CML18 has product MAKPQESEKPPEPASMNDVEQAFARYDANGDGKISASDLANGMRALGFEESDEELKAIMAELDSDGDGFVDLNDFAAFHSGLGDVAGGERELRGFFAMFDLDKNGRISVEELHLVLKRLGEKCSVQDCAQMIRSVDSDGDGSVNFEEFKKMIGNGGGRKASDGSGSPLPSPSSK; this is encoded by the coding sequence ATGGCGAAACCCCAGGAATCGGAGAAGCCCCCGGAGCCGGCCTCCATGAACGACGTCGAGCAGGCCTTCGCGCGCTACGATGCCAACGGCGACGGCAAGATCTCGGCGTCGGACCTAGCCAACGGGATGCGCGCCCTCGGATTTGAGGAATCCGACGAAGAACTCAAAGCCATCATGGCGGAGCTCGACTCCGACGGAGACGGCTTCGTGGATCTGAATGACTTTGCCGCGTTCCACAGCGGGCTGGGCGACGTCGCTGGAGGGGAGAGGGAGCTGAGGGGCTTCTTCGCGATGTTCGATCTGGACAAGAACGGGCGGATCTCCGTGGAGGAGCTTCATCTGGTGCTGAAGAGATTGGGCGAGAAGTGCTCCGTTCAGGACTGCGCCCAGATGATCCGGTCCGTCGATTCCGACGGCGATGGTAGCGTGAACTTTGAGGAGTTCAAGAAGATGATAGGCAACGGCGGGGGAAGGAAGGCATCTGACGGCAGTGGATCTCCGTTGCCGTCGCCATCCTCTAAGTGA